The Candida albicans SC5314 chromosome 5, complete sequence genome includes a region encoding these proteins:
- the MEC1 gene encoding protein kinase (Cell cycle checkpoint protein with a role in genome integrity; RNA abundance regulated by tyrosol and cell density): MTSNQSISTTELLQFLTDIETNIDDHETDFRKLLLYLLRFTNEKLIVIAQEENKTPTELQLLSKLIDTIELVLSKKTPLLSTLLTIEDVNIIHTTGSGSLVYEVPLHEWCISFALSHIPNFVSHTAGLNQLKRLVFLIVNLVSTQLHSFKVIKSTRIHLLKTLDDNLNFCLQNLLSANTFLFKSKLTTAVNLFSIVHDYDISQKLSLNLNNYQLKFESCSRKIWFILNEISLVSELDNLNLLDCLKSVFILDQSSALVLNVSVGWNQIGFLLSCIVEYLQQDFRTLDSNTNNFEFVNLNRSISLSLLNVYIVCFDKDLLENFMSFSNIKGILSKLIYDDSIPSVIRKTLNIVQYTYQLMSNPDGDDIKLYSTSVYNDYVWTPFVDSELESLRARLLDLQGNHEDSRKEELLSFSIDETHKLAKSTNSLNYTDEKAWIRTVKKLIGIDKNVLEDETTLYTLVTALSHYPCILKGDYDYTINECTKCGFGPLTKNNYSSIDPNRFPLNYSTEATTLQDIIQQFLIPKLETQQDPLLCCNTLLLIFNFYASFSPMADMQDHNILDFLLRLLATNDNRDVRMLVARILPLYLIQSKDDKLLDETFKYIFQKVTSIDFSSQHRLHFGESTIRAVVELATVSTGERLCAIYFKLVDWLGEQNEQHSNYVYCGILNLASAKSLPPHKLLSPYLPSVAEIIIKKPQVFERIIKVSMVTKNYFLNRTKEYTVPRILEYYKDPTLLTQIANAAGLEVGKLLANCLPRILATYLTKESVNERYIMKVLSSVCPDYKMIHTEELFTRIGDITWYILLEIQMDEFGNIRNLANITRALECVCKNVSLRKNGSELTKNNSINDLIEDQVLLLVQKFSDVTHSSRGAKPYLELKNSFYAIEFLIKGHIDAITSALGQLSTCLQATLEEPNFHVLSLRCWNELIKKVPPSHLISLIDIIISIILQKFESFGSEAKSIAIEILRKIYEEIKDKYNRYSLYFLSLPFLSYMEDYQMVKEFRNMKSPSRAMIFSEFTRRLQTSNMYVVKHALFDLSNYFEKYQINCQKDLFKDPGLTPAITSLVRTILDTAAKFKNKDTTVSTACAKALAIIGALDSNKFQFKTVKSLIIISSDFEDIEENSTFLVDLIENHLLKIFWASNDPHKQLFAAYVMQSFLAVMGLDERVLNTKDNRVWNKFTDVAKSTLTPFLKSKYAAPKPKLDNLKFPFFKLGMKYETWLVDVTLFLLKRASIDNGKGNQKAKTRKLIFQSYAVLIQREHDIPLCEHLLRYVALSHVINEGVPEDLHKEFLHILKMDSKSTSPDRAEQLKLCYQTIFSVLDYFNQWVSNMRVVTSNSGSELTSSDIRHKMDAVAKFSSFPQDLLTTRSAECDAYERTIMYLENCYRDSQSEKSFKLSNLNGAATLQDMYAHIDDYDALNGTLKMFSTNNLNEKLTTFQYSDSWSLAHESFEALGSTKNSVSNNTKLLQSLNEHGLYNEVLSTLSARTDSNDLKSIPLDWSLMGLHAAVYKGDSKQLEKWLQVINSIGKPHDMETMINYELAKALSFLFQSRIDMFKGSMDKLYNIIGCSLVPSVSSNFTRNITLMNQLHAIYDVSLIVLSKDSEDTLDLRIGNVDQDFDTQRNILTLHNVANTVMKNPAMISKNLLRESSLARKYNRLDISTRSIVQAMSLEDDQANIEFAELQWAQGKQSEAIKCLFDILKDNKFHDDKSKAKVQLQYANWLDESNHLSAHQIITEYNKAFHLNMVDEKCNFDIGKYYNKLMESSNDESGEYEHLTVRNYIRAVSVGTTYIFEALPKVLTIWLDFADKSNKSNAAENRLKQIIDDLYNAIANVPNYSWYTVLTQILSRIVHEHEPSFKVLKRIVQNVTLEYPKHCVWYIFSHARSSDKVRKRRVRELLNQVCTQDGNDTLPKSTMAAGNLFAKLIKIAELKIPKTNRKRQMSLLQDFEVDLSEPIDDLVIPIQSNLQIQIPSHLNSKHKGFSRSSSISFDGFDDNVNIFFSLQMPRQLTVRGSDGNAYRLMVKSDDTRKDAKVVEFTTMVNRILSTSTEARKRGLQIANYSVVPLSDHFGIIEFVMNVQTMKGVISEQRKRQGIPINERKVFMHIDSLQKAKKKDSKQLDKLVAGFRAIMDRCPPVLHTWFVEQFSDPSAWYMARNAFTRSSAVMSMVGYIMGLGDRHCENILIFKNTGAVLHIDFDCLFEKGTTLPTPEIVPFRLTQNMVDAMGITGVDGIYRITCEVTGTLLRENEQILMNILETLIYDPLIDWRNHNPREDLSKVRKKIRGLINEDEGLPMNIHGQVDVLIQEATSLERLSQMYAGWAAYM, translated from the coding sequence ATGACGTCGAATCAATCAATAAGTACTACTGAACTACTACAGTTTTTAACAGATATAGAAACCAATATCGACGATCATGAAACCGATTTTAGAAAATTGCTACTCTATTTACTACGATTCactaatgaaaaattaattgtCATTgcacaagaagaaaacaaaacgCCAACTGAACTACAGTTATTGTCCAAATTAATCGACACCATTGAGTTGGTGCTATCAAAGAAAACACCCTTACTTTCAACTTTATTAACTATTGAAGACGTCAATATAATTCATACTACAGGTTCGGGATCATTAGTGTATGAGGTCCCCTTACATGAATGGTGTATATCCTTTGCCTTACTGCATATTCCTAATTTTGTTTCCCATACTGCTGGATTAAATCAACTAAAACGACTAGTTTTCCTTATTGTGAACTTGGTTAGTACTCAATTGCATAGTTTTAAAGTCATTAAAAGCACTAGAATACACCTATTAAAAACActtgatgataatttaaatttttgtttacaAAATTTGCTATCAGCCAACACTTTCTTATTCAAATCTAAACTAACAACAGcagttaatttattttcaattgttcatgATTATGATATATCGCAAAAACTATCGTTAAATCtaaataattatcaattaaaatttgagAGTTGTAGTAGGaaaatttggtttattCTTAATGAAATAAGTTTGGTTTCAGAACTTGACAATTTGAACCTTTTAGATTGTCTAAAATCGGTTTTCATTTTAGATCAGTCTAGTGCTCTAGTATTAAATGTACTGGTTGGCTGGAATCAAATTGGATTTTTGTTAAGTTGCATAGTTGAATATTTGCAACAAGATTTCAGAACCCTCGATTCAAATACgaataattttgaatttgtgaATTTGAATCGATCAATCAGTTTAAGTTTGCTAAACGTAtatattgtttgttttgacAAAGATTTGTTGGAAAATTTTAtgtcattttcaaatatcaaGGGGATACTTTCCAAGTTGATCTATGATGACAGTATACCGTCTGTTATTCGTAAGACGTTGAACATAGTCCAGTATACATACCAATTAATGAGTAACCCAGATGGAGATGATATCAAGCTTTACTCCACATCGGTATACAATGATTATGTCTGGACACCCTTTGTTGATTCAGAATTAGAGTCACTTCGTGCTCGTCTACTAGACTTACAAGGTAATCATGAAGATTCCAGAAAGGAAGAACTACTTTCATTTAGTATAGATGAAACCCACAAATTGGCTAAACTgacaaattcattaaacTATACAGATGAAAAAGCATGGATCCGTACAgtgaaaaagttgattgGCATCGACAAAAATGTTTTAGAAGATGAGACTACGTTGTACACTCTTGTCACAGCACTCAGCCATTATCCATGTATCTTAAAGGGTGATTATGATTATACAATAAATGAATGCACAAAATGTGGGTTTGGTCCTTTAACCAAGAACAATTATAGCAGTATTGATCCAAACAGATTTCCATTGAATTATAGTACAGAAGCTACAACTCTTCAAGATATTATACAACAGTTTTTGATTCCTAAATTGGAGACACAGCAAGACCCATTATTATGTTGTAACACCcttcttttaatatttaatttttatgCCAGTTTCCTGCCCATGGCTGACATGCAAGATCATAATATTCTCGATTTCTTACTTCGGTTGTTAGCCACTAACGATAATCGTGATGTTCGAATGCTAGTTGCACGTATACTACCACTATATTTAATTCAACTGAAAGATGACAAGTTGCTCGATGAAACATTCAAGtatattttccaaaaagTGACATctattgatttttcttcacAACATCGGTTACATTTTGGTGAATCAACAATTCGAGCTGTTGTTGAGTTAGCAACAGTTTCTACAGGAGAAAGATTGTGTGCCATCtatttcaaattagttGATTGGTTGGGTGAGCAGAATGAACAACACCTGAACTATGTTTATTGTGGTATATTGAACCTTGCGTCGGCTAAATCATTGCCACCTCATAAATTGCTATCACCATATTTACCGAGTGTTGcagaaatcattattaaaaaacCACAAGTATTTGAAAGGATTATCAAAGTGCTGATGGTTActaaaaattattttttgaacaGAACCAAAGAATATACTGTGCCAAGAATCTTGGAGTATTACAAAGATCCAACTTTGCTCACTCAAATAGCAAATGCTGCCGGACTAGAAGTGGGAAAGTTGCTTGCCAATTGTTTACCAAGAATATTGGCAACCTATTTGACAAAAGAGTCAGTAAATGAAAGATACATTATGAAAGTGCTAAGCAGTGTGTGCCCAGACTATAAAATGATTCACACCGAAGAATTATTCACTAGAATTGGGGATATCACATGGTATATCCTATTGGAAATACAAATGGATGAATTTGGCAATATTCGAAATCTTGCCAACATCACAAGAGCCTTGGAATGTGTTTGCAAAAATGTCTCTCTACGGAAAAATGGATCTGAACTCACTAAAAACAACAGCataaatgatttgattgaagaTCAAGTTTTGTTACTAGTTCAAAAGTTTAGTGATGTAACACATTCATCTAGAGGGGCCAAGCCATATCTAGAGTTGAAGAATTCCTTCTATGCTATTGAGTTTTTGATAAAGGGGCATATTGATGCAATTACCTCAGCTTTGGGACAGTTGTCAACTTGTTTACAAGCCACTTTAGAGGAGCCTAATTTCCATGTATTATCTTTACGATGCTGGAACGAGTTGATAAAAAAAGTGCCACCATCCCATTTGATatcattgattgatatAATCATTTCGAtaattttacaaaaattcGAAAGTTTTGGATCTGAGGCTAAAAGTATtgcaattgaaattttaagaaaaatctatgaagaaataaaagaCAAATACAATCGGTATTCTTTGTACTTTTTATCATTACCGTTTCTCTCTTACATGGAAGATTATCAAATGGTCAAAGAGTTTCGAAATATGAAATCCCCATCACGCGCTATGATTTTTCTGGAATTCACAAGACGGTTGCAAACATCCAACATGTATGTTGTCAAACATGctttatttgatttgtcaAACTATTTTGAGAAATACCAAATCAACTGCCAAAAAGATCTTTTCAAAGATCCCGGTTTAACACCGGCAATAACAAGTTTGGTCCGAACTATTTTAGACACAGCAgcaaaatttaaaaataaagacACAACTGTTTCCACTGCATGTGCCAAAGCTTTGGCAATTATTGGAGCTTTAGATTCAAACAAGTTCCAATTCAAAACTGTGAAGCTGCTAATTATAATCTCACTGGATTTTGAGGacattgaagaaaattcGACATTTTTGGTAGACTTGATTGAAAATCATTTACTTAAAATTTTCTGGGCTTCTAATGATCCCCACAAACAATTATTTGCTGCCTATGTAATGCAGAGTTTCTTAGCTGTTATGGGACTTGATGAACGTGTTTTGAACACTAAAGATAATCGAGTTTGGAACAAGTTTACGGACGTGGCAAAATCAACATTGACTCCGTTTCTAAAATCCAAGTATGCTGCTCCTAAACCTAAATTAGACAACCTCAAATTCccctttttcaaattaggTATGAAATATGAAACATGGTTGGTAGATGTCACattgtttttattaaagCGGGCCAGTATTGATAATGGTAAAGGTAATCAGAAAGCAAAGACCAGAAAATTAATATTTCAAAGCTATGCGGTTTTGATTCAAAGGGAACATGATATTCCATTATGTGAACATTTGTTAAGATACGTTGCTCTTAGTCATGTTATAAATGAGGGTGTCCCTGAAGACCTACACAAGGAATTCTTGcatatattgaaaatggatTCTAAGTCTACTTCTCCCGATCGTGctgaacaattgaaactaTGTTATCAAACtattttttctgttttggattatttcaatcaatgGGTCTCCAATATGCGTGTTGTCACGAGTAATTCTGGGTCAGAATTGACTTCAAGTGATATACGCCATAAAATGGATGCAGTTGCTAAATTTAGTCTGTTCCCACAGGATCTACTTACTACTAGATCAGCTGAATGTGACGCATATGAAAGAACAATCATGTATTTGGAGAATTGCTATCGTGACAGCCAATCAGAAAAgtctttcaaattatcaaacttGAATGGTGCGGCAACATTACAGGACATGTATGCCCATATCGATGACTATGATGCATTAAACGGTACTTTGAAGATGTTCTCGACAAATAACTTGAACGAAAAATTAACTACTTTCCAATACAGCGATAGTTGGAGTTTGGCACATGAATCATTTGAAGCTTTGGGTTCAACAAAGAATAGTGTATCtaacaatacaaaattGTTGCAATCTTTGAATGAGCATGGCTTATATAATGAGGTATTGTCGACATTGTCTGCCAGGACAGATTCCAATGATTTAAAATCCATTCCATTGGATTGGTCATTGATGGGACTACATGCAGCTGTATACAAAGGTGATTCTAAACAACTTGAAAAATGGTTACAGGTGATAAATTCTATTGGCAAACCACACGATATGGAaacaatgataaattatgaATTAGCCAAAGCTTTgagttttttatttcaatctAGAATAGATATGTTCAAGGGATCCATGGACAAGTTGTATAATATAATTGGATGTTCTTTAGTTCCTTCAGTGTCATCAAATTTCACCAGAAACATCACTttgatgaatcaattgCATGCAATATATGATGTAAgtttaattgttttatcTAAAGATTCTGAAGACACTTTGGATCTACGTATTGGTAATGTTGACCAAGATTTTGATACTCAACGAAATATTCTAACGTTGCACAATGTTGCCAACACTGTTATGAAGAATCCGGCCATGATATCGAAAAATCTTTTACGAGAGTCTTCGTTGGCAAGAAAATATAATCGGTTGGATATTTCTACTAGGTCTATAGTGCAAGCAATGTCTTTGGAAGACGACCAGGCAAATATAGAATTTGCGGAATTGCAATGGGCACAGGGGAAACAATCAGAAGCAATAAAGTGTTTGTTTGATATTCTAAAAGATAACAAGTTTCATGATGATAAGAGTAAAGCAAAAGTACAACTCCAATATGCAAACTGGTTAGatgaatcaaatcatttgTCAGCTCACCAAATTATAACAGAGTACAACAAGGCATTTCATTTGAATATGGTGGATGAGAAATGTAATTTTGATATCGGGAAgtattataataaattgatggAATCTTCTAATGACGAATCCGGGGAATACGAACATTTAACGGTAAGGAATTATATTAGAGCTGTATCTGTGGGCACTACTTATATATTTGAAGCCTTGCCCAAAGTATTGACGATTTGGCTAGATTTTGCTGATAAACTGAACAAACTGAACGCTGCTGAAAATAGattgaaacaaattattgacGATCTTTATAATGCTATTGCAAATGTACCCAATTATTCGTGGTATACCGTATTGACACaaatattatcaagaaTCGTGCACGAACATGAACCTTCATTTAAGGtattaaaaagaattgtCCAGAATGTCACGCTAGAATATCCCAAGCATTGTGTGTGGTACATATTCTCTCATGCACGGTCTTCTGATAAGGTAAGAAAGCGGAGGGTCCGAGAATTACTTAATCAAGTGTGTACACAAGATGGCAACGATACTCTTCCCAAGTCAACCATGGCCGCTGGAAACTTGTTTGCCAAACTAATCAAAATTgctgaattgaaaataccCAAGACCAATAGAAAACGACAAATGTCACTTCTACAAGATTTTGAAGTGGATTTGAGTGaaccaattgatgatttggtGATACCTATTCAATCTAATTTACAGATTCAGATACCTAGTCACTTAAATTCCAAGCACAAGGGGTTTTCAcgttcttcttcaatttcattcGATGGGTTTGATGATAATGtgaatattttcttttcgtTACAAATGCCTCGACAATTGACTGTTCGAGGTTCCGATGGTAATGCTTATAGATTAATGGTTAAAAGTGATGATACAAGAAAAGATGCCAAAGTAGTTGAATTTACCACCATGGTAAATAGAATATTATCCACCAGTACAGAGGCAAGAAAACGAGGATTACAGATTGCTAATTATTCTGTTGTACCACTTTCTGATCATTTTggtattattgaatttgttaTGAATGTGCAAACTATGAAAGGGGTGATATCTGAACAAAGGAAACGTCAAGGTATTCCAATCAATGAAAGGAAAGTTTTCATGCATATTGATTCTTTGCAAAAGgccaaaaagaaagatagTAAGCAATTGGATAAATTAGTAGCAGGTTTCCGAGCAATAATGGATCGATGTCCGCCTGTTTTACATACTTGGTttgttgaacaattttCTGATCCTAGTGCCTGGTATATGGCAAGAAATGCATTTACTCGGTCAAGTGCTGTTATGTCGATGGTTGGATATATTATGGGATTAGGAGATCGACATTgtgaaaatattttgattttcaaaaatactGGTGCTGTATTGcatattgattttgattgcTTGTTTGAAAAAGGTACCACTTTACCAACACCAGAAATTGTACCATTTAGATTGACACAAAATATGGTTGATGCCATGGGGATCACTGGAGTTGATGGGATTTATCGAATAACATGTGAAGTAACAGGGACATTATTACGAGAGAatgaacaaattttgatgaacATTTTGGAAACATTAATCTATGATCCGTTAATTGATTGGAGAAATCACAATCCACGTGAAGATTTATCGAAAGTGcgtaaaaaaattagaggattaattaatgaagatgaaggGTTACCGATGAATATTCATGGTCAAGTAGATGTGTTGATTCAAGAAGCTACATCATTAGAGAGATTATCACAAATGTATGCAGGTTGGGCAGCTTATATGTAG
- the CKS1 gene encoding cyclin-dependent protein kinase regulatory subunit (Ortholog(s) have cyclin-dependent protein serine/threonine kinase activator activity, histone binding, protein complex binding, ubiquitin binding, zinc ion binding activity), with the protein MTKPRFLTDIERAKVLEFQDMIHYSPRYSDDSYEYRHVMLPKNMLKAIPHDYFNQETGTLRILTEEEWRGLGITQSLGWAHYETHAPEPHILLFKRPLNPGQ; encoded by the coding sequence ATGACTAAACCAAGATTTTTAACAGATATAGAAAGAGCAAAAGTGTTGGAATTTCAAGATATGATCCATTACAGTCCCAGATACAGTGATGATTCATACGAGTATAGACATGTGATGTTACCCAAGAATATGTTGAAAGCAATTCCTCACGATTACTTTAATCAAGAAACAGGTACTTTGAGGATATTGACAGAAGAAGAATGGAGAGGGTTAGGAATCACACAATCTTTGGGTTGGGCCCATTACGAAACTCATGCTCCAGAGCCtcatatattattattcaagaGACCCTTAAATCCCGGGCAATAA
- a CDS encoding U2-type spliceosomal complex subunit (Putative splicing factor required for the first step of pre-mRNA splicing; Spider biofilm induced) — protein MAGDLNLKKSWNPALVKNQQKVWEEEQQKLDELKRIKERNQEYKQEQEYLELLKLQHGDQFQIKDLNKQQKLKISKLNWMYDDVPFEGNEKVEENSSGFIESNVEFTDGKSKVENLLKGNHVVGKKRDGSGTSDRINKIIGVGMTKSSKVSYSDDPLLKIKQQQQQAQRVARKQHPSDKHSHRSRHSSKSSSDRVHKSHEHERSRKHNSSHTRHKDGSPHR, from the coding sequence ATGGCAGGTGATCTAAATCTAAAAAAGTCTTGGAATCCAGCATTAGTTAAGAACCAGCAAAAAGTTTGGgaagaagaacaacaaaagtTAGATGAACTTAAACGAATAAAAGAGAGAAATCAGGAGTataaacaagaacaagaataCTTGGAATTACTAAAGCTACAGCATGGagatcaatttcaaattaaagaCTTGAACAAACAGCAGAAGCTCAAAATATCCAAACTAAATTGGATGTATGATGATGTACCATTTGAAGGCAATGAGAAAGTGGAAGAGAATTCAAGTGGgtttattgaatcaaatgtAGAGTTTACAGATGGCAAATCCAAAGTTgagaatttattaaaaggAAATCATGTTGTGGGCAAGAAGAGAGATGGTAGTGGAACCAGTGATAGAATAAATAAGATAATTGGGGTGGGGATGACCAAATCAAGTAAAGTCAGCTATTCCGATGATCCATTACTCAAAATAaaacagcagcaacaacaggCACAAAGAGTTGCCCGAAAACAACATCCTAGTGATAAGCATTCTCATCGTTCTAGACATAGTTCCAAAAGTTCATCCGATAGAGTGCACAAATCACATGAGCACGAGAGAAGTCGAAAGCATAATTCCTCACATACTCGTCACAAAGATGGATCACCCCACAGATAA
- the SUI1 gene encoding translation initiation factor eIF1 (Putative translation initiation factor; flucytosine induced; genes encoding ribosomal subunits, translation factors, and tRNA synthetases are downregulated upon phagocytosis by murine macrophage), with amino-acid sequence MSTIQNLNAFDPFADTGDSEAQPTNYIHIRIQQRNGRKTLTTVQGVPNEYDLKKILKVLKKDFACNGNIVKDDELGEVIQLQGDQRVKVSEFLTAQLQLPKKNIKIHGF; translated from the coding sequence ATGTCAACTATCCAAAACTTAAACGCATTTGATCCATTCGCCGACACTGGTGATTCAGAAGCTCAACCAACAAATTACATTCATATTCGTATCCAACAACGTAATGGTAGAAAAACTTTAACCACAGTTCAAGGTGTTCCAAATGAatatgatttgaaaaaaattttaaaagtCTTGAAAAAAGACTTTGCTTGTAATGGTAATATTGTtaaagatgatgaattggGTGAAGTTATCCAATTACAAGGTGATCAAAGAGTTAAAGTTAGTGAATTTTTAACTGCTCAATTACAATtaccaaagaaaaacatCAAAATCCACGGTTTCTAA
- the CDS1 gene encoding phosphatidate cytidylyltransferase (Protein similar to S. cerevisiae Cds1p; transposon mutation affects filamentous growth): MISNGKDTSLKQVEAEVSTKSTSITPTKNELFNSTSKPTPTNDKSTEQTKEQLVVNEKEKKKQAFVTRTIWTFVMIGGFFAILASGHLALIIMVSVFQMLTFKEVIALTSEPARDKKIPWNRSLNWYFLGTTWYYLDFPALFDFFQESVYSSKFLTLLVKNHKFISYSLYIAGFVFFVWTLKKGYYRFQFAQLCVTHMTLLLVVFQAHLIIDNILQGIIWFFLPATLVIVNDIFAYLCGITFGRTQLIEISPKKTVEGFVGAWICTGIAGVIASHILSKSDYMICPAENLSTHLYNFPHCDLNPIYIPQVYQLPANIVELTGHELITFKPFYFHAAILATFASLIAPFGGFFASGLKRAFGIKDFGDTIPGHGGITDRFDCQFLMGSFTYLYYHTFVSNQNVNLGHVLQLAIMNLSVPQLLQLIKSLLKYLNREEVLTSEQLSRIFDILEN, from the coding sequence ATGATTTCAAATGGAAAAGACACTAGTCTAAAACAAGTTGAGGCTGAGGTTAGCACCaaatcaacttcaattACCCCAACcaaaaatgaattgtttaattcTACCTCTAAACCAACCCCAACAAATGACAAGAGTACCGAACAAACTAAAGAGCAGCTAGTGGTTAatgaaaaggaaaagaaaaagcagGCATTTGTCACTAGAACAATTTGGACATTTGTTATGATTGGTGGGTTCTTCGCCATATTAGCATCAGGTCATCTAGcattaattattatggTTTCAGTTTTCCAAATGTTAACATTCAAAGAAGTTATAGCATTGACATCTGAACCAGCAAGAGATAAAAAAATCCCTTGGAACAGATCATTGAATTGGTATTTCTTGGGTACGACCTGGTATTATTTAGATTTCCCGgcattgtttgattttttccaAGAATCAGTTTATTCAAGCAAATTTTTGACATTATTAGTGAAAAACCATAAATTTATCAGTTATTCATTGTATATTGCTGGgtttgtattttttgtttggacattgaaaaaaggATACTATAGATTTCAATTTGCACAATTGTGTGTGACTCATAtgacattattattggtagTTTTCCAAGCTCATttgattattgataatatatTACAGGGTATAATTTGGTTCTTTTTGCCAGCTACATTAGTGATtgttaatgatatttttgCCTATTTATGTGGAATCACATTCGGTAGAAcccaattgattgaaataaGTCCAAAGAAAACCGTCGAAGGGTTTGTTGGTGCTTGGATATGTACTGGTATTGCTGGGGTCATTGCATCACATATATTATCCAAATCAGATTATATGATTTGTCCAGCAGAGAATTTGTCAACTCATTTATACAATTTCCCTCATTGTGACTTGAATCCTATTTATATACCTCAAGTATATCAACTTCCAGCTAATATTGTGGAGCTTACTGGACACGAGCTCATTACTTTTAAACCATTCTATTTCCATGCAGCAATTTTAGCCACTTTTGCTTCATTGATTGCTCCATTTGGTGGATTCTTCGCTAGTGGATTAAAACGTGCATTTGGTATCAAAGATTTCGGTGATACTATTCCTGGACATGGCGGTATAACTGATAGATTTGATTGTCAGTTTTTAATGGGATCATTCACATACTTGTATTATCATACTTTTGTCTCCAATCAAAACGTTAATTTAGGTCATGTTTTACAATTGGCCATAATGAACTTATCTGTACCACAATTACTTCAATTAATCAAGAGtttgttgaaatatttgaacCGTGAAGAAGTACTTACTTCTGAACAATTGCTGCGTATTTTTGATATATTGGAAAATTGA